A window of Halobaculum roseum genomic DNA:
GATCGAGAGGACGCGGATTCCCTTGCTGATCGAATCGATGAGTTCCTCCGCGAGCACGGTGCCCGTACTGAACGGGAACGACGTTCAAACTCGCGGTCCCGCGCGAGGACGTGGAAGTCGTCGGCGGCGAGGTCGTCGAGCAGGTCGACCGTGAGCTGGTACGGCGAGAGGTGATTCACGTGAAAGGTGTACTCGACGCCGAGGTCGGTGAGGCGGCCCTCGCGGAAGTAGCCGCCCGCGTTGTTCACCAGGATGTCGAGCGAGCCGCCGTCGTCGGCGTCGTCGTCCCGGACGGCATCGCGGGTCGCGTCCGCGAGCGCGGCCACCGCCTCGGGGTCGGCGAAGTCGGCGGCGACGAACTCCGCCGTCCCCTCGTTGACCCCGTCCTCGACTGCGTCGACGACCTCGGCGCCGGCCTCCGCGTCGCGGCCGTGAACGATCACGTGGGCGCCGAGTCGCCCCAGCGACAGGGCGACCTCCCTGCCGATGCCGCTCGTCGACCCGGTCACCAGCGCCGTCCGCCCGACGAGGCGTTCGTCGCCGACGCCGGCGACGTCCTCGGGATGCTCGCGCATGGCCGACCCGACGGGCCGGGGCACATTAGGGTCGTTGGCGGCGGCGAGCGCCACGGCCGGGGCGGACGCCGGGCATCCGGGACGCGTCGCCGGTCCGCCTCGGCGTCCCCGCGTGTTCTGTGGGCGGCTCGGCCCTTCAGACCTCGCCGTTCACGAGAGCTTTGCTCTCGTGAGCTCACGAGACGCGCAGCGTCTCGTGAACGCCGTCGGCCGAGGGCTCGCTTCGCTCGCCCTCGCATGCGAAGCGAACCGCCCTTACCGCCGCGCGCCGACGGACGGGTATGACAGCGGAAGTCGTCGTCCTCCGGTACGGCCACCGCCCCGGCCGGGACGACCGAATGACGACCCACGTCGGCCTCACGGCGCGGGCGCTCGGCGCCGACCGCGTGGTCCTCCCCGACAACGCCGGCCAGTCCGCCGAGACGGTCCGGGACATCACCGACCGCTTCGGCGGCCCCTTCGAGGTCGAACTGCGCGACGACCAGCGGTCGTTCACCCGAGGCTGGGACGGGACCGTGGTCCACCTCACGATGTACGGCGAGCGCGTCCAGGACGTGGAGGCGGACGTGCGCGCCGACTCCGTCGCGAGCGACACGCCGCTGCTCGTCGTCGTCGGCGGCGAGAAGGTGCCGTTCGACTTCTACGAGGCGGCCGACTACAACGTCGGCGTGACGAACCAGCCCCACTCGGAGGTGGCGGGCCTCGCGGTCTTCCTCGACCGCCTGTTCGAGGGCGCGGAGTTGGAGCGCGAGTGGGACGACGCCGACCGCGTGGTGCTCCCGCAGGAGACGGGAAAGCGGGTCGTCGACCCCGCGGAGGCCGTCGCCGAACGCGACGGCGCCGTCGAGGGGACCGACGACGACTCCGACGGCGGGTAGATGGTCGGCTCGCGAACGCTCACGGCGCTGGTCGGGATCGCGGTGTCCGTCGCGATCAGCGTCGCCGCGTGGTACTACTTCGACACCCTGCTGGTGTTCCTCGTGCTCCCGTTCGTCCCGCTGCTGTTCCGCGGGCTGTCCCGCGCGGACGACGGTCGAGCGCCCGCGAGGGAGTGCCCGACGTGCGGCTTCACGACCCGATCGTCGGAGGTGCGCTACTGCCCCCGCGACGGGAGCGAACTGCGGGAGTCGTAGGCGACGCCCGCGGCGACGGGCGTCAGTGGTCGTCCTCGCGCCACTTGTAGCCGCACTCGGTGCAGGTGAAGAAGCGCGTCTCGGACTCGTCGGCCGACCGGATCTGCTTCATCTCGTAGCGGACGGTCCGCGTCTCGTCGCACTCGGGGCACTTCTGCTCGACCGTCGGGCCGACCTGGGACTCGTCCACGTCGGACATGTCGACGACCGTGTTCCCCTCCTGCCCCTGCGTCGTCGTCATCGCCGCCTCGGCCGTCTCGTCGCGAAGCTCCTCGTGACCGCAGCCGTCACACACCCACTTGCTGTCGTCCGCCTTCATCATCGAACCGCACTCGTCGCAGAAGTTCATACCCCCTCGATCGGCCGTCCCCGTACTTAAACGGCGGGATCGACGGGAACCGGGACCCGCGGACGCGACGCGGCGGGAGGACGCGGGAACGGTGCGGAGGTAATGGGGGAACGGTGCGGACCCGACGCGGGGATACCGGCGGGGATGTCGGCCGTCGCCGGCTCAGGCGTCGCCCTCGGACTGCCCCGGTTCCCCGACGGCCTCGACCGGGAGTTCGTTCTGGATGTCGGTGTACAGTTCCCCGGAGTTGTGGAACTCCTCGCTCGAACACGCCGCGACGTACTCGCCGAGGTTCCCCTCCCCGTCCGCGAACCGGACGGTCACGTCGGAGAACTCCGCGGCCGCCTCCTCCCTGCTGATGGGGTAGTCCAGCTCCGCGAACAGCGACTCGACGCGCGACAGGTTTACGGATGACATGGTACGCTCCCACGTACGCGCCCCGGGCGTATCAGTGTAGTGTCGGGTCAGCTTCGGACGGCGATCGAACGGGTTGGCGTCTGGGGACGGTCGGGGCTGGCTCCCTCGCGCATCGCCGTCCTGTCGGGCGGATCGCCCACAGGCTCGCCGCCGGCTATCGATGCGTTCGGTCCCTCCGCTCCCGCACGCCTCGCCCTACTCGCGGGTCGCTGCGCTCACGGTTCCCTACGGTCACCGTTCGCTGTCGCGGTCTCGCGTCGCTCGACCGCGCCCGCTCCCCGCTCGCTTCGAGGTGCTCGCTTCGCCCCCTCGACGACGCCCCGTTCCTTGGGCGGAGCGGCACGAGGACCGCTCCGCCGATCACCCGTCGTCTCGGTCGTTCACTTCGTTCACTCCCTCGACGACGCCCTACTCGAAGTCGGGGTCGCGCTTGTTCACGAAGGCGTCCATGCCCTCCCGCTGGTCGGGCGTGCCGAACAGCCCCGAGAACACGCGCTTCTCGTAGGTCAGCCCGTCCGAGAGGCTCATCCCGTAGGAGGCGTTGATCGCCTCCTTCGCGGCCGCGAGCGCGAACTTCGGCTGGGCGGCCAGGTCGTCGGTCAGCTCATCGACGTGCGAGTCGAGCTGGTCGCCGGCGACGACCTCCCCGACGAGACCGTACTCCTCGGCGTCGAGGGCGTCGATTCGCTCGCCGAAGAGGATCAGTCGACGGGCCACCTCGTCGTTGACGAGTTTCGGGAGGCGCTGGGTCCCGCCCCAGCCGGGGACGATCCCCAGGTCGATCTCCGTCTGGCCGAAGACGGCGTTCTCGGCGGCGACGCGGAGGTCACACGCCAGCGCCAGTTCGCAGCCGCCGCCGAAGGCGTAGCCGTTTATCGCGGCGACGGTCGGCGCGGGGAACGTCTCCAGCGACCGGGCGATGTCGTGGCCCAACTCGGCGTACGCCTGCGCCTCGGTCGTGTCGAGGTCCTTCATGTAGCCGATGTCGGCCCCGGCGATGAACGCGTCCTCGCCCGC
This region includes:
- a CDS encoding tRNA (cytidine(56)-2'-O)-methyltransferase; the protein is MTAEVVVLRYGHRPGRDDRMTTHVGLTARALGADRVVLPDNAGQSAETVRDITDRFGGPFEVELRDDQRSFTRGWDGTVVHLTMYGERVQDVEADVRADSVASDTPLLVVVGGEKVPFDFYEAADYNVGVTNQPHSEVAGLAVFLDRLFEGAELEREWDDADRVVLPQETGKRVVDPAEAVAERDGAVEGTDDDSDGG
- a CDS encoding enoyl-CoA hydratase/isomerase family protein; translation: MPESDTVTLEIEDEVATLTVDRPEKLNSMNVETLEALREGIAEAEDADVRALVLTGAGEDAFIAGADIGYMKDLDTTEAQAYAELGHDIARSLETFPAPTVAAINGYAFGGGCELALACDLRVAAENAVFGQTEIDLGIVPGWGGTQRLPKLVNDEVARRLILFGERIDALDAEEYGLVGEVVAGDQLDSHVDELTDDLAAQPKFALAAAKEAINASYGMSLSDGLTYEKRVFSGLFGTPDQREGMDAFVNKRDPDFE
- a CDS encoding transcription factor S, whose translation is MNFCDECGSMMKADDSKWVCDGCGHEELRDETAEAAMTTTQGQEGNTVVDMSDVDESQVGPTVEQKCPECDETRTVRYEMKQIRSADESETRFFTCTECGYKWREDDH
- a CDS encoding SDR family NAD(P)-dependent oxidoreductase, whose amino-acid sequence is MREHPEDVAGVGDERLVGRTALVTGSTSGIGREVALSLGRLGAHVIVHGRDAEAGAEVVDAVEDGVNEGTAEFVAADFADPEAVAALADATRDAVRDDDADDGGSLDILVNNAGGYFREGRLTDLGVEYTFHVNHLSPYQLTVDLLDDLAADDFHVLARDREFERRSRSVRAPCSRRNSSIRSARESASSRST